Genomic DNA from Cydia splendana chromosome 14, ilCydSple1.2, whole genome shotgun sequence:
AACGCCATCATGTCTGTTATAGATATATCGTTTAGAGATGCTGCGGCAGATAGAAATTATATGTGGTTTTAGTTCTACTTCTACAGGAATGTTAGTGTAGATGCGGTTATGAAAGTGCAGGCACTAACTACAGACGATGCAATTAATTATTAACTCTTATGATTTTCATGCATTACTTTATCTAAGCGGGACTTAATCACtgtgtgtaaaatattattgacATTTCCATTGTTCTCTCGTTTCTGAATCTAGACTGACTTTTTATGGCAGTGGTGTGTTATTGATAACCGTCAATACGCTCACTTTTTCTAAGACATAGAATATTTACACATGACTTTGTTCTATTTAGTTAAAGCACAGGCACAGTTGAgtgttaatataatatttaaaacattcgcgttttgaacacatattaacttacttttatagacgggtctatcgcgaatttattttattacctttaccGAAGTTTcaacacaggtttcactggtcgtggtcgcggctaaccaGTTagcccgtctataaatgtgagttaacaGTGTTAATAGTTGATAGTCTAGCTCTAGATTAAAGATTCTCAATTTACTTAAACAATCTACATGATAAAACTATACTAATGAGCTTTTTAAACTTACCAATTCCATCGAGATCTTCCAATTTGATGGGAACTGGTTGAATTATTCTACCAGCAGTCTGTAGTGCAAGTGTGGGGTCTAAAGGCTCTTGCTTGATGACACTTTCCAGTTTTGGATCATTGTAATTTATactgaaaaaatataaatgtgtTATAATAAGACTTTTTAAaccaggggccgattgcataacaaactacaactaatattacaagcggaactccttatttaataagtgaaattagaaaaggagttccgcttgtaatattagttgtagtttgttatgcaatcggccccaggtCTTGATCTTGACACAACGCTTATGGTAAGCATTTAATACTTCCTtaaaatgtgcctactttgcTCCCCACTGGGTAATTGTGCTCCAACAGTTTTTATacattaaccttttgaccgccgaAGACGTcaacgcgcgcggctacagcccaatatcaagcTTCGTGCATTCCAGCAAGGTTCCCGCAGACGCGGCGCGCAAGATACGcgcggcgttcaaaaggttaaaaactaTAGCTCAACTTCATTTAAGTGTTACCTACCACAAATTAAAATTTCAAATTTTGGAACTAAATCTGGGGCAAAATAGGCAcattattatacaatatattcgatatttttaaaacaaaacttacTTTGTTGCATCAGAGTATTTAGGATCCACAATTTCTTGCTTAATTTCAACATTATCACCTAACTTTTTAGAATGTTTGGCACCCTTCGGCTCTGCGAAGGAACTCTCCGAGTCTGACTCCTCTTGCTCAcactttattttaatatttggtaaCAAAGGTTTATGTTCAACATCCTCTTCCTTTCTCTTACTGGCTTTGGCATCAGATTTCACTTGTCTCTGACTTGGCTCTTTCTTAGGTCCCCTTTTCACTTTCTGTGTGGATGTTTCTGATTTTTGACCGCCAAACATGAGTTTTTTTGTACCATTTACAAGTGCTACTCTCTGCTTTATGTCTTCTAATGTTAAACCAGTTGTATTTAGTTCTGGATGGTTCTGAAACATAGGATTTAATACATAGAATAacaaattaatacaaataattcAGCAATTTAAGCAGAGGAAAAAACAGATCTGATCTTTCTGCTAAAAAGCAAGCAACACCACACAGAGAAAGATGAGTGTATAATTGTTTTGCATCGTATTTTTCGGAAACGTTCCTATttatcatgctacttcagtcaacatcagtactttttgtaccgagactgactgaaatagcaagatatgttcgtacgtttctgtgaaaatatgacataaaaaaaatatgtactacatctgtatgtttgtttgtctgtaatttttattactattttaataagAATATAGCATAAtgacggaaataaaattgcataccgttttattaggcaggcgtccggtttttaccccatagctcagtacttagtccatcgctttcacccaataacctagttcattttagattccatcaactctcaatagcccttacaccctggcgggtgctgcctctgcgtgcgtcccatgacacgggtaagggcagcatccgctcggtgtaccccttacatttcattaaagtgtcaaaaaggcctctacatgttggcttcggctccgcgcacgcctcccaaaggtccggaacaccattgttccgtgatgggaaagacatatagCATAATGATAATAGTTACCTCTCTATATTGTCTTCGAGCTCTATGAGCTGCTAAGACATTCTTTAGACAATCCAGAGATGTGGGGTGTGAAGATTCTGTGCCTCCAAGAGTACCAGAAACATTGCTGTCCTGATTCTGACAAGAAAACAATCATTAGCCTTACAAAACTATATGTTAAACAAGttactattttcttttttctttgcTTCATAGTTTATagcatagtaaaaaaaaaacaatgaaagaATTCTCTGGTAATATATAATTAGGGATACTATTGCTGAAAAATTGCTAATCATGCACAAAATTTAAAAACTGTGgacaatagggatgatgacacacatgttgaattttataacaaaacctagtaaatgaacaatttatcacaataatgtggatattcaaatatatggaaataatacaaaaatacaggacctgaaacatccaaaaattaagtttttttttaacttcctagaaggaaataagtaaggataccattcgattccttaaattttacccaaaaaaagattgtatggcaactatgtacataaacgcaatatttcaccgacaaaaacgcaattatcttgttttttccatacagtccatacttcaagatggactctcagtaaccttgacgtcacggtcacttatcgttttgttagtgGCGTTTCGCGAGTCAAGTACAATTGTCatactttgactatcatttctgacttttgtattgctttattgcaatgggtcccatatagacatttgatcctaacaaacctgatcgattgatattGAAATTGTAAATGAAAAtctgtcatctagcctattgtataagatagtttttatcagCCTGGACAATTGCACAtcttacaaatttaaattaggTAGACTGTATAAGAATTCTGGGGaaagacaattttgtttttgatatttacaaaattagatttttgattttatttaagtttttgaTAGCTAAAATAGTACTAACAAATTATTGATCTTCATACTGAGCGAGGTACACAATCTAATCTAAACATGTGGcaacaattttttttggcaaattcattttaatattgttcaATACTTGTATACCTGGCTAGCATGCATGTGTTTGCGTTTTTTATTGGACGGCTCTGGAGGTCCCTCGGGATAGTTATCATCATCAGATTCATCACCGCCCACTTCACTCCGGATAGCTGCCAATTCCTCAAAATATCTCTGCCTTGCTCGCAAGTACAGGGGTTTGTAGGAGTTTTTGGAGGAATGTTTTTGTGGCAGAAGCGGGAGGCGGGGGGTGGGGCCAGGTGGGGCAGCCTTGGCTGCTGCAAGCAACCGTTCCCGAGATATTAACACCTCCGGCATCAGTTTAGCATAGTAGCTTTTTatctgaaaaataaaatgagaCACTAGTATTGACCTTACTTGACAGGCCCTGGGTGCCACAGTTAAAAGTAAATTGCAACCTTAAAATGAAGGGTGCAATAATATCtacttagttttttttaatgaatttaattCATGTCTCAACACTACTTATTATGACCATTTGTGTGATACTGTTATATTATTGTGGTGTATTTGTTTACCTTGTGCTTCTGTTGCTTAGCCCTTGCTTTTTGCAAAAACTTTCTCATCTTCGCTATGTCTGGCCGGTAGTTTCCCTGTTTCAAGTTGCTGTAAAACACTTCTAGTGGTGATGTGAAATGAAATGGTTCATGATCAAACAGCATCTTTATCGTCTTTTCTCTTTCCTCTTCTTCATTTTGTACAAATTTAGGCAAATATTTCATGAGCTGCTCCTTATGTGTATCTTCTAAGGCTTCCCAAGTCTTATAGGAGAAGAACTCTTTGAAGAGTCCATAGTTCTCACATAGCTCCTGCGGCAGCTCGAGGCTCTGGCCCAGCAGGCGCACGGGCTCCGTGAGCTCCTCGTCGGGCTCCGAGCTGCCGCTCCCGGTCCCACTGCAACTTTCCGAGGAGCTGCTACTCTCGCCACTATAACTCTGTTCACTCTCCATCTTCTCCTCCATCGGAAACCGACTAAACGACCACCGTCTGCTTCCGTTGTGCACTAAATACCTTTCTCACTCGCGATAACGACTATTTTCCGCACACTTCATTGAATTATCGCGTTGTTTTGCCAATGTTTACGAAATACCGAAAACAACGGTACACAGAAAAGTCGAATAAAAAGCCATGAAGATATTTTGAGCGGTCGTCAAATCTcatctaaaataaaatacaacgcACACGCCAAATCGTAATGTTTCATACATACTATGCGCCAGAACGGCACATTACGATGAGAAAATAGCTTGACAGCCAAGTACAGCGACATTTTGCTCGTGTTCGTAGAGATTTTTAAAAGATAGTACATTTGTTTATGGATTTTATACATGGCAACACCTACAGACCATAGACTAAGcattttgtttttgttgtatCACAGATGCTTAAGTAAAATTCGAACAGGCAAACAGTTTTGTTtgataaaaatagaaataatataTGTTTAACACGATATTTCCCACTAATAATAGTCTATTATTCTGAATTCATTTTTGATATAAATATTAAGTACAATCCACTAAGCAAGGCTTGATGTGCTATACCTTGGCCCATTCTAATTTGATGAGTGTAAAAATCACAAGTTTGCTCGCGGCGGTGGTTGTCGAAAGATTTTGACGTAAATTATTCGTGTAGTAAATATGGCTGACGAACTCAATGTTGACAGTCTAATTCACAGGCTTTTAGAAGGTAAAGATTCATTTTATTGCTTATAATAGTGTACATTTTAGTAATAAGACTAAAACATTACAATTCAAAATAACATATCAATGTTCTCGCGCTGTTTGTTGCGTAATTATCACAAGTATGTAGGTACAGAAACGTCAAACTCATAAATAAATCGATTATCCTCAATTCTTATCTGATTCCACTTTTGATGATCGTTTGCCAGAGATGCTGACGGCTTCTTTCATTGCCGTAAAGGGATGTTCTCATAGAATAACAATCCAATAATCCAGTATCACTGGTACTTTTGATTATTGCTGATGTCAAATTATATGGAACACTTCCTAGGGCTTATTGTTATGCTTTGTTCGCATTGTATGTTACTTTACTTGATTTAAACATGTTTATTTCACTTTATTATGCTGCTTTTTGATGGGTTACAACAGTATTCAGAGTGCAACAGGAAACAGCAAGGCGGAAAGGGAAATTCAAAGACATCTTTTCATCAGAATGTATGGTTATCTGCATAGTTCTTGGCCACAGTATTGCGCTAGATACGTTTGATTGATTTTATTCTTGCGTTTGTATGACCTGACAAGTGGCTTGTTCCCATACAAAGACATTTTATGTTTCAGTTCTTTCCTTTGCAATTTGATCTAAATTCCAATCGAGCTAAAAATAACCCATTCTATGAACCAAATAATAACTGTATGTTTCACGTGGGTTGTAACTGTGTACTGCCATAGACTCTTCTCAATGTTTTCTTGTTCTTGGCAACAAGTTTTGTGCCAATTATGTCCTTGACGCTGTTGGTACGAGTATCTATGTACCAAACTGAACCGGTAACATAAGTAATGAATTGCTAAAAGCATACAAATTAtgatttttctttataatttaaattactCTAGCATGTGCTTACAACAGTGGTAATGTGTAATGCTTTGATGAAACCCAAGTGTATGTCCgttaagtatttttcaaataagCATTCTATACCTAGAGTGCTGATAATAGCATGCATTGTAACTATGAATATTAAGTATTTGTGTATGAATAGTTGAAGGTCTTGCCTGTAAATGCCTATTGTTGTAAAATTGTCTTCTGGCTAcactataatatgtatatatatgtgccattctcaaccaaaagggtatttattgtcgtttgtcaataaggcgctatttccatatggcttcaatttgaaatcaatctTATCGACAACCTACAACATGGTACCTTTTGGTTTAAAACATCACATATGGTAATTCTGCCTGTATTGTAAAGTAATCTTGAATATTGTTGAGTCTATCATTGATATCTTGAAACTCTTATCTGTCATATCATTCATTGCTTCATCTTATTGACCATTAGTCAATCATACATGTATCAAAATAGGTTGATCATAATCTAATTTCTCAAGTTCACAATGAATCATTTCAAGTGCATTGAAGCATTAATTGTGGGACTAACAAATTACACAAGTTGTATGTGTAGCCAATTAAATGCCAGCCGTTGAGGCAGGCTTCTTAGTAATCCTGTTAACACCTGTTGTGTAATGTTGGCACAGTTCGAGGATGCAGGCCTGGGAAGACGGTGCAGATGTCAGAGTCCGAGGTGCGTGGGCTGTGCACCAAGTCTCGGGAAATATTTCTGCAACAGCCAATACTACTGGAATTGGAGGCACCGCTAAAAATTTGTGGTAAGGATTTGCAATTTgtagtataattttttattgCCAAGATTCCAATGTATGTATTCGAGCTATGGCTAAAAGAAGAGACTTAGTCAAAGTTGATTTATATTAATTAGGAATTTTTGAAGCACTTTAAATATAAACCAAGCTGGTCTTAGAGGTCATATTGTCAAGTCGTCATAAAATAGTCCCAGGTGTCTTGCATACTAGAATGAAAACGCATGACTGCATACGTATAgataagggccaccccacatctggcgtctttcgagcgtcggcgtcggtcagcgctatggaaaatgacgtcgctgcgcagttgcgtcgacgtcgcgtcgacgttgcgtcgagcagggccatagagttgtagacgccgacgagacgccgacgctcgaaagacgctagatgtggggtggccctaacgCACGAGGTCCATGGGCTGTGGAAGCGGGGGTTCATAACGTTTCCTTGGACCTTGTAAGTGAACTGTAGAATCAGTTGCGTGTATTGGGTATACACGCAACTTGCGCTGGCTACACGAACACGTATAACGTTAGGATAATGTTCCGCACGAATACCTACTATATGCAGGACATAAGAACCTCTGCTGGATAGTCTGATACTGACACCTTAATCATCTTATCCATTCTGGATTACATTGAAGTCagccaaaatatattttacaccTGTTCTCTAATAGTTTGCATCTGGCCTGCACCTTTCTTAAAACAACTTTATAGAACATAAATTAAGACTTTGTTTATAAATAGATGCATGCCAGTCTGACTCTTGAAGGCTAGTAGAGTAAACAAAGCTATTTGACTAGATTATTACTAGCTACTTTTAGCACACTTTAGCATTCAATCATTTTACGCAGACTTCTATAGACAGATATATctaatattaatttttaacaaacagaaatgtcttcgaacgatgctattaggcttagaataaatttaaaagtgaaagaattactgtcttgggtgagacttgaactcacggcctctggatcgacaATACAGATATATCTAAACAGACCACGCAAACCCACCTGCTTCGTGAGCTAGCAATGTTTTGGTTTTGATACAAATAACGGTTATGCGGCATCTATTAAAGTACAGTACATGTCTGTGAACACTTCATAGGTAGTGTTTGATTGAGTAGGTAGTATTATTAAATGACAAAGGTGGTAAACTTGACACTTCATTATCACTGATTCTTGATTCAGTCATACGTAATGACTCAACTGATGACTGTGGCACTTAAAAAGTTATTTAGCGCGGAATATAACACAATGATAAAGTATGCGTCGTTACCAGACTAACGAGGGTACCTAGTTGCAGTTCTTAAAGTGGTACTGTGTGTTAATTTTgtcactatactctgtatctttaggtatttaaataatagtaaacaaataattagtacactttcgggtagttataacatttattggttaaccaaccaaatacaaaaacgCCTCGATCTGTTACTGaacaacctgactttaaccttcattatttgatcgtgtaatgttttcatctaccctcaactggcttaaggagccatttgagggtagattttgtttacttttatttgagTACCTAAAGACACAGACTATTTTGAATTAAAACACAAATACATCTTCAGATAAAGTCCTATTGAACTGTAATTCCGTCAAGAAAGAACACACGTAGATATAtacttttcttgtatttcattattaaattgcaTGGGGTTTTTTTCCTCTGGTTCTTTATTGGCTATGTGTACGTCCACATCTTCGCGACTGGTGGCTACTGGCCAAATTAGTTATCCAACCCACAAACAATTAACATATGACAATAGTAAATACGTGCCTGcgatatttaaaatttttgtcaTTACGCCTGCTGTCATCGCCTTTCATTCCCCTGACACTCACATAGCCAAATAGTGCCAAATACGTAattgcatggtctaataaaacatggtcttctattcccagagtgacacgggcctacgtcacaataacattgccactttatttcaacataacatgttacatgggtacattatacctatggttaataagttaaaatatttctttataattttcatttatatgtattttatcttaaattttacaataacacgtcatttttaattattcgttagcaatatcttccgattcacgaaagaaatttcagacgttcgggtaattctgtttacattactggcaacacaggatagcgctgtcacatttgacaattcggatctagataacttcatgccctgaccgtcatccttgtcgaacgcgtgttaattgttatttccttctcgctcagtgtcagcagtcgcagtgttttccaaacttttcacgtcgtaagcttggtaattaatgtgtaactgtgaattagtttttcaaacgtttgtcttgtatagataaataaagtttagtttaatacattagatttgttttattttactatgtttctacatgaagaacttaaaattaatgccgttaaaataattttcaccgttggttaaaattctccaacattttaaagtttgagaacctgtaaacagcatgatgacgtaggcccgtgtcagttaggtcatacgcgaatctcggaatagagtaccaggcggagtatattattataccatgcgtaATTGTATAATAACAATGTAAGTGCTAAGTTATAGGTATAAGCATAAGAAGGCAAGTACCGTACCCGGCGATAAATATTGCATGTCGGAATCGTCTCCAATTGTCTCTTTCTAAAGCAGTCTTTACACAGCACATCAGTATGTGCAATATTTATCGCCGGGTACTGTAGAAATGTGTTGTTTAGCTATAGGTAGGTGTGGAAATGATAGTTTATTCTAGAGTTCTAGAAGGTAGATGAACTAGGTAACCAGTCAAATCAGCTACATACTCTTAATGAAACTTGAAACGATTTGTTAGTATCAGAAACGAAGACAGCTACTTAACAGAGTCCATCTCCTTTTTAAAGCTTTtgtagattttaaaataattgtaaGCATTAAAACTTTATGCTTATTATCTGTGTATTTTTGTTGATTTCATGACcaacttgaaattatttttctataggAAAGAACCATATTCTAACTATTTTAACTGTTTTTCAGGTGATATCCATGGCCAGTACACAGATTTACTACGCCTGTTCGAATACGGGGGCTTCCCGCCCGAGGCAAACTATCTCTTCCTCGGCGACTACGTGGACCGCGGCAAGCAGTCGCTGGAAACCATATGCCTCCTGCTCGCGTACAAGATCAAATATCCAGAGAATTTCTTCCTTTTGCGAGGCAACCATGAGTGCGCTAGTATAAACCGCATTTACGGTAAGTGTTACTCTGTTTATACTTACGtattagcaggcgtggctcactccgcgatttcgtcgctttgctacaggtagctacaagtacatccgtcccacaccaattttggtggctagccataagccgcgcgtggcgctgtcgccacctagcggtcgtatctgtcctaatcgtaacagaagcgttttgttagagagtgaatcttctgtacctagtactattatttattctgtggtattagTTGTGCTCCGAAGGCATTCATAATTCACGTAGCATGGTTGGGCTACAAAGTGTGAATTGGTGGGTATGACGTGTTGGGACAAGAGGGAGCAGAGGTCACAAACCTAGTTAAAATCTAAcaacggaaccctcggtgcgcgAGGTAAACTTGCACTCACACTGATATTACGgaaactttaaaaaaagaacaaaaattaaaatgtcaaaatacCTTTTGGTAAAGTTCCAAAGTAGAAActttttacatacttacattcaCGTCGGTAGTGGTGAGTGAAATCACGATATGTTTGcataaggatggtattccacctgtccaatttcttggtccaatgtcattccGTCTCAATCTCTCATTAaacaaaatgtgagatgcaaatacacattggaccaattcaattcaattcaatccAAGGACAATTGGACAGGTAAAATACCAACCTAAGGAACATGATAGGTATAGCATTTAATAGAAAAGATAAATATTCAATACCCAAAGGCAGACAATGTCAATTGAAGTTCAAAGTACCTTTTATGGCTTCAACCGAAGTAGACTTATACAAGTATAGTGTATTTTATCTTCAAACAGAGGTACACGCGACAAGGTCAGTGCTACGCCAGCCAGGATTTAGTATAGTGTATTCGGGTGATTCCGAAAATTTTGCACAACGCTCACCACTTTCCAGCCATTCAAGATTTACGTACATTAAAAGAAGAGTTTTCCGAATACATAATACACCTAGCTGCTAGTGTGAGATtatatattaaatttatgtaactATACTTTCTCACTCTAGCAAATAACTGCCTCTTGAGTAGGTAGTTGCGTCCGAACATTGAACGTCAAACCAGACGTCATGAAAATGACTCTGACATACAGTTCATGCACGAATTCGGCGGAATTTCGAGCTACGAAGCAAGTAGAGGGTACATGCTCCGCGCCCCTCACGATTCCTCAGACTTCGTTCACAAAGTGAACTAAGAGCACTAAAACGATACTATTAGACTAGAAGATGTGAAAAAAAAGGAAATGTTAAACAGCGGCGAATGTTGTCCCTCCATAACATAAAACATTATACCAGGTTTTCTTTCTCGTTCGTTAGACTGTCTTATACTGTTTAAAACCAGTGAGCCGATCGATGGAGTATCTACGTCGATAAATTGAGTGATATACCTACCACTggacagagggcctaccgccaacatcgaaaaatttaaaatctttATCTTCCTCTCTATAagtcttgcatattcgagcgataaagaggcagaaacaaaactatacagtacatatggccctactcccttcggtcgagttttaatttatcgccattCGTTTCGactttcctcttttccgcacttgtatcgtaaaaaactattttatcATCATTGTATTGCTCCCCCACAGGTTTCTACGACGAGTGCAAACGTCGGTACAACATAAAGCTATGGAAGACGTTCACCGACTGCTTCAACTGCCTGCCCATCGCGGCCATTATCGACGAGAAGATATTCTGTTGTCACGGGGGGCTGTCGCCGGATCTGCAGGGCATGGAGCAGATCAGGAGGATAATGAGACCTACTGATGTGCCTGATACAGGTAAGTAGGTGGCACAGACTAAACTGAAAaccgtaattcaagaccaaaaaaagtaagacaatgttgccactgcaataatttgtttgtaaaatagtaaattcttttttataaataaacacgctattataatgtatttattagtaattttactcctacgatttaa
This window encodes:
- the LOC134796651 gene encoding serine/threonine-protein phosphatase PP1-beta catalytic subunit isoform X1, whose protein sequence is MADELNVDSLIHRLLEVRGCRPGKTVQMSESEVRGLCTKSREIFLQQPILLELEAPLKICGDIHGQYTDLLRLFEYGGFPPEANYLFLGDYVDRGKQSLETICLLLAYKIKYPENFFLLRGNHECASINRIYGFYDECKRRYNIKLWKTFTDCFNCLPIAAIIDEKIFCCHGGLSPDLQGMEQIRRIMRPTDVPDTGLLCDLLWSDPDKDVQGWGENDRGVSFTFGPDVVSKFLNRHDLDLICRAHQVVEDGYEFFAKRQLVTLFSAPNYCGEFDNAGGMMSVDETLMCSFQILKPSEKKAKYQYNGINSGRPATPQRSPPKKK
- the LOC134796651 gene encoding serine/threonine-protein phosphatase PP1-beta catalytic subunit isoform X2 yields the protein MADELNVDSLIHRLLEVRGCRPGKTVQMSESEVRGLCTKSREIFLQQPILLELEAPLKICGDIHGQYTDLLRLFEYGGFPPEANYLFLGDYVDRGKQSLETICLLLAYKIKYPENFFLLRGNHECASINRIYGFYDECKRRYNIKLWKTFTDCFNCLPIAAIIDEKIFCCHGGLSPDLQGMEQIRRIMRPTDVPDTGLLCDLLWSDPDKDVQGWGENDRGVSFTFGPDVVSKFLNRHDLDLICRAHQVVEDGYEFFAKRQLVTLFSAPNYCGEFDNAGGMMSVDETLMCSFQILKPSEKKTIKKEH
- the LOC134796651 gene encoding serine/threonine-protein phosphatase PP1-beta catalytic subunit isoform X3; the protein is MSESEVRGLCTKSREIFLQQPILLELEAPLKICGDIHGQYTDLLRLFEYGGFPPEANYLFLGDYVDRGKQSLETICLLLAYKIKYPENFFLLRGNHECASINRIYGFYDECKRRYNIKLWKTFTDCFNCLPIAAIIDEKIFCCHGGLSPDLQGMEQIRRIMRPTDVPDTGLLCDLLWSDPDKDVQGWGENDRGVSFTFGPDVVSKFLNRHDLDLICRAHQVVEDGYEFFAKRQLVTLFSAPNYCGEFDNAGGMMSVDETLMCSFQILKPSEKKAKYQYNGINSGRPATPQRSPPKKK